The Candidatus Hepatincola sp. Av genome contains the following window.
ACAATAGATGAAAGCACAAAAATTAAAATAACTTCTTGCAAGAAAGTATTAATATTTTCACTTTGAGCAACATCAGTATTAATTGTAGCTAAAATAATTTTTTCCCAATTAGTATATAAATAAATTAAAGCAAACACAGCAATAACATACATTATAATAATATCTTTTAAACTAACCGATAAAATAGAACCAAAAAAGAAACTAGTAAGAGGTACTTGAATAAATAAGCTAATAATAATAAAAGATAATGCCAAAGAGAGTTGGGTATTAAATAATAAAATAGAATCTTTTGCTACATTAAATTTTTTGTTAAGGTACACTAAGGTAAAAGAGAAAATAAAACAAATAGGAATAATTATAATATTGGCAGAAATATTATATAAGTAACTTAAAGTTACACCAAGTAAAGAGCTATGTGCTATGGCATCACTTAAATAGCTACTTCGTTTCCAAGCAATAATACTACCGAAAGTGGTTAAAGATAATGCTAAAGCTAAACCAGCTAAAACTGCATATAAGATAATTTCCATAATATTAATTAACTTGTTTCATTATTAGTTGTAAGATGATTACCATGATGATACACATTCCAATTATTGCCAAAAATTTTATCAAGATCAACTTTAGATATGCTATGAGGCTTACCTTCACAACAAATATGCCCAGATTCCAAATAAATTACCCAATCTGTTTTATTAAAAACTAAGTTCATATCATGGGAAATTAGCAGAACTGCAAATTTTTTAACTTGTCGTACTTTATGAATAATATTATAAATACTACTTTTAGATCCAAAATCTATAAAAGCAGTAGGCTCATCTAAAATTAACAAATCTGGGTTACTAATTAAGGCTCTAGCTAATAGTACTCTTTGTTTCTCCCCACCAGATAAATCTTTTAACTGATTATTTAACAGGGCATCAATTTTTAGATCCTCAATAATTTCGTTTTCAAAGCTAGTAAAAGTTTTTTTATTGTTTAGTTTTAAAAAACTTAAAGTAGTAATAGGTACTAAAATATTATAATTATGTACTTGGGGAATGTAGCTAAGCTGGCAATTTTTCGCTTTAATAATTTTTCCACTGTTTGGTTTTAAAACATTAGCAATAATTTTGCATAAAGTGCTTTTACCGGCTCCATTATTACCAGCAATAGTAACAAAGGAATTTTTTTGTAAAGAAAAAGAAATATTATTTAAAATTTGCTTATTACCAACTTTATAAAAGATATTTTTTAGTTCTAGTAAATTCGCCATGAATTTAATTCCATTATAAAATGACTAAGTATTAAAAATGATATATAATATAATATACAATATCTTAAGTTGTGTCATTATTTTTAGCGATATTTATAAGGATAAAATGGTAAGAATTTTAATTGTTTTTTTTACACTTGGTATTTTGGTATCTTGTAGTTCTAAAGTAGAAAAACAACAAGCACAAAAATTAAGAGAGATAGTAATTATAGATACTAACTCTTTGTTACTATCCCACGAGTAT
Protein-coding sequences here:
- the znuB gene encoding High-affinity zinc uptake system membrane protein ZnuB, with translation MEIILYAVLAGLALALSLTTFGSIIAWKRSSYLSDAIAHSSLLGVTLSYLYNISANIIIIPICFIFSFTLVYLNKKFNVAKDSILLFNTQLSLALSFIIISLFIQVPLTSFFFGSILSVSLKDIIIMYVIAVFALIYLYTNWEKIILATINTDVAQSENINTFLQEVILIFVLSSIVSFAIKIAGVLLIPSLMILPNMVASGFAKNPLTSLVIAFIVSGVCITLGILTSVFVDVAVAPLITLYLVGVILVSLLYYKK
- the znuC gene encoding Zinc import ATP-binding protein ZnuC, with product MANLLELKNIFYKVGNKQILNNISFSLQKNSFVTIAGNNGAGKSTLCKIIANVLKPNSGKIIKAKNCQLSYIPQVHNYNILVPITTLSFLKLNNKKTFTSFENEIIEDLKIDALLNNQLKDLSGGEKQRVLLARALISNPDLLILDEPTAFIDFGSKSSIYNIIHKVRQVKKFAVLLISHDMNLVFNKTDWVIYLESGHICCEGKPHSISKVDLDKIFGNNWNVYHHGNHLTTNNETS